A window of Sedimentibacter sp. MB31-C6 genomic DNA:
AATGAATTTTCTATACCATGAAACATTTCTAAAAATGGCCAACCAAACATATGCCCCATCGATATATAAAATAGTGGTACTGCAAAAATAAATGAAACGACCATTCTTTTTTTCATTTCTCTAAACTCTACTTCTGCAACAGAGGGACCTTGATTTTTTTTAACATTAGATTTTTCTTTTCCTACTATAGATGCACCATAACCTGTTTCCTGTACAATTTTTATAATATCTGACTCATTCAAAAGTGATTCATCATACTTCACAGTCATATTATTACTTAAAAGATTTACACTTGCTTCTTGAATTCCATCTGTTTTATTTATATTTTTCTCGATTCTAGCAGAACATGCTGAACATGTCATACCAGTTACATCGAACTTTTGAGATTTCATAATTTCATCCCTTTCTTATTTCGACAATTTATCTATAATCATAATAATTTCCTTGATTTTTTCTTCTTCATTACCCTCTATGAAAGCTTGTTTTACGCACATTTCCATATGCGCTTTTAATATTTCATTATTTGCTTTTTTTAGAATAGATTGAACAGCTAATATTTGATTTGAAATATCAATACAGTATCTATCTTCATTAACCATTTTCGAAATACCTTCAATTTGTCCAGCTGCTGTTTTTAATAATTGATTTATTTTATCCTTATCGGCTTTCATATTATCCCTCCTAATCTCCCCCCTACCGTGGGGGGTGTAAGTATATGTTAACCCTCATTTTTACATTTGTCAATAGTTTTTTTAGTTGTTTTAGTTTTTACCGGATGTTATAATATTATTATTAATGAAAAAAAGATATTTAAAAGGTAGGTTTTGAATATGGATAAAAAATATATTGAAAAATTTGGTTTAGAATTACCAAAATTAGGATTCGGATGTATGAGGTTTCCTGTGAAAGATAATAAAATTGATTTCTTACAAGCTAAAGAAATGATCAATCATGCAATTAGTAGTGGATTGAATTATTTTGATACTGCATATAATTACCATGACGAAGAATCAGAAAGATTTTTAGGGAAAGTCCTCCCTGAATTTCCTAGAGAAAGCTACTTTTTAACTAGCAAACTTCCTATATGGAAAGTTGAAAAAGAAGATGATGCGGAAAAATTGTTTAATGAACAATTGGAAAAATGCAATACTGAGTATTTTGATTTTTACTTACTGCACTCTATGGGTTCAAAGAGAAAAGAAATAATGGACAAGTTCAATTTATATGATTTCATGTTAAAGAAAAAATTAGAAGGCAAAGTAAAACATATAGGTTTTTCATTTCATGATACAAATGAATTGTTAGAAGAAATGGTTTCTCAACATGAATGGGATTTTGTACAACTTCAAATTAACTACTGGGATTGGAATGAAAATGATGCAAAGGGTGCATATGAAATTCTAGAAAAACGAAATATACCATGTTTTGTTATGGAACCAGTAAGAGGTGGATTTCTTGCTTCTTTTGCACAAGCAGTAGAAAAACATTTTAAAAATTATGATTCTAATAAAAGCACTGCATCTTGGGCATTAAGATGGGTTGCTTCTTTACCAAATATAGCAATAGTATTAAGTGGGATGTCAAATTTAACTCAGCTTAATGATAATATGGCTACATTTACAGATTTTAAACCAATAACTAATGATGAGTTAAAAGTCATTGATCGTGTTGTTGAAGATTTAAGAAAAATTAAACCTATACCATGTACAGCTTGCCGCTATTGTATGGATTGCCCTCATGGAGTAGATATACCAGGTAATTTTGGAGTTTATAACGATTATAAAAAAACTGAAAATAAATTTCTCGCTATTAGAAATTATAATTTCATTGGTGAAAAGAACAAGGCAAATAATTGCCTAAATTGTGGGGAATGTCTATCTAAATGTCCTCAACATATAAATATTCCAGAAGAATTAGAAAAGGTAAATACAGAGATTAATTCATTATAAACATATTGCGGGGCGCATACAATGCGTCCCCTACAATCTGCTTTTACAGACGCGTTGCGGTACGCATACAATGCGTCCCCTACAGTGTAATGAAAATTTATCTTCTTAATTTAACTTTTTAGCATATTATTATAACGAGGTGAAAATATAAACATGCCTAGTTGACAGGACACGTTTACACTCAAAAGTTATATTATGAGGTTAGTTATGAAAAAGCAGAACATTATTCTTGGAACATTAATATTGACTATTGCTACGACAATAGTGAGATTTGTTGGATTTTTTTTTCGTATTTATCTTGCTAATGTCCTTGGGTCTGAAGGTATTGGACTATATCAACTAATTTTATCTTTTTATATGCTTATGGTAACTTTAGCAACATCAGGGATAAGAATAGCAGTATCTAGGTTAGTTTCTGAAGAACTTGCCTTAAATCACTACGCTAATGCAAAAAAATCTTTGCATCAAGCAATTGTTCTTTCTTTATTTACCGGTCTTTTAGCAGCTTTTATTATGTATTATTTTGCTAATTATATTGGTATTAATATATTAAATGATAAAAGAACTGTTCTATCACTACTGTATTTAGTACCAAGTTTACCAGTTATGGCTGTATCTTCATGTTATAAAGGTTACTTTTATGCGGTTGGAAAGATAATTAAACCTGCAATTGTTCAAATAACAGAGCAACTAGTTAGAATTTTTATTATACTTTCTATAATGAGTATCTATTTACCAAAAGGCTTAGAATATGGATGTGCTGCTGTTGCTATTGGTATGACAATTGAAGAAATATTTTCACTGTTATTTACATGGTTTTTATACATATTTGACAAAAAACCTTTTGCTAATAAATATATCAAACGAAAACCTAAAAATATGATATTTAAAATTCTTGGAATTTCAATACCACTATCTGGTACGTCATACTTAAATTCAGTATTAAGAACTGTTGAAAATACTATGATACCAACTAGATTAATTTTATATGGTGCAACAGCTGAAGCTGCCATGAGCCTATATGGAATGATAAAAGGTATGGTTTTACCACTTTTGTTTTTTCCATCATCATTTCTAACATCTCTTGCATCCATTTTAATTCCTTCGGTTGCAAGTGATAATGTAAAATCAAATGAAAAAAAGGTAACTGCTACACTTTCAAAAGTTTTGCATTTTACAGCACTTTCAGGTATTCTTGTAGTTAGTGTATTCATAACTTTTCCAAACGAAATTGCTATGGCCGTTTACAATGACCCTCAAGTAGGATTAATGTTAAAAATTATTTCATTAGTATGTCCCTTTATGTATTTAAATATGGTAATATCTTCTATGTTAAATGCTTTAGGAGAACAAGTAAGTTCTTTTAAAATAAATATAATAGAATCTATTCTTAAAATTTCAATTATATATTTCCTTATTCCTATATACGGTTTTGATGCTTACTTATTTGCCCTTTTTTTAACTACTGTATTAAATACTTTTTTATATTTAATTAAACTATTACAAGTATCATGTATTATTTTTGATGTATCAAATTGGATATTCAAACCAATACTAGTTGCAGGATTTTCCTGTCTAACTTCTAGGGTTTTATTTACAATGTTTATAAGAAATTCTTCTCATAATATATTTGCTCTATTTTCAAGCATAATAATATTGTCATTGTTATATTTGATGGGGTTAATACTACTTAAAAGCTTCCACTTAATGCAAGTAAAAGATTTAAAAAAACTAGTTAAAAATTTTTGAATCTTATTGAAATAACAACAAATATTGGTATATAAACGTAAGCATATTTTTTCTTATTATCCAAAGAATATATTAACGGGGATAAAGGAGAATTTTATGCAATATAATCTAATTGACTTAACTTTATTTTTCATTATATATGGATTTGGAGGTTCCTTTTTTGAAACTTTATTTGGAAGTATTATCAATAAAAAATTAATCATACGAGGAGGATTTCTTACAAATTACTTTTGTCCATTATATGGTTTATGTGCTATTGTAATAATTTCTATTTATACATTTAGCGAAATATCTATTGACTCAAGATTTAATGCATTACTTATAGCTACTTTAGGAAGTATTATAGCTGTAACATTTTTAGAATATTTAGTAGGAAGAATACTAGATAAGGTTTTTAATCATAAAATGTGGGATTACAGTAAATATCCATTAAACCTTCATTCTTATATATGTTTGGACTTTTCTATGTTATGGGGAATTGTATCTCTGTTGCTTTCAAGCTTCATACATCCAATTATGGAAATTTTAGTATTTTCAATAAGTAATACAATTAAATATAATGTAATTTTAATTGTGTCTGCAATACTCTTTGTAAATGCCTCATACAATATCCGTAAAATGTTCCCAACACACATAATAAAATTATAGTTTTGCAATATGCAAACTGCGGGACGCATACAATGCGTCCCGTACATTAGCCATTTAATAATAGTTCATCAATGGGTCTGCCTGGTGGAACTATTGGATAAACACTACAATCTATATTTATCTTACACTCAATTAAAATAGGTTCATTAATATTTTTAGTTTCATTGAGTACTTCGTTAAGTTCTTTCAAAGATTCAGCTCTATAACCTTTTATTCCATAAGATTCAGTAAGCATTTGATAATTTACTTCATCATAATTATCGGTTTCTGAATATCTAGCATTACTGAACATTCTTTGCCATTGTCTTACCATACCAAGAGTATTATTATTCAATAAAATTATCTTCACTGGAAGTTTGTATTTAGCAATTGTTACAAGCTCCTGACAATTCATTCTAAAACTACCATCACCAGTTACTAATATAGTATTTTTACTTGGATTTCCTATTTGTGCACCTATTGCTGCACCAATTCCAAACCCCATTGTTCCAAGTCCACCAGATGTTATGAATTCATTAGATTTATTAAATTTCCAATATTGACCCGTCCACATCTGATGTTGCCCAACATCTGTTGCTACTATAGTATCTGCATTATATACTTCATTAATATTATTAAGAATGTTTTCTGGAACAAATTGATTTTCAATATCTACTTTTAACTTTTTTAACATTATTTCTTCAAGCCACTTACTTCTGTCTTTTTCTTCAGATTTTTCAATCAATTTTTTTAAAATACCTTTCATATTTCCTATTAAAGGAATACTCTCATAAGTATTCTTATCTATCTCAGTTGAATCTATATCAATGTGTATAATGCTGGCACTTGGTGCAAATTTATTTGGTTGACCTATAACCCTATCGCTAAACCGTGCTCCAATGGCAATTAATAAATCACAATTAGTTACTGCCATATTTGTTTCCAATGAACCATGCATTCCAACAAACCCAAGAGATAATTTATTACTTCTTGGTATAGTACCTAGACCCATAAAACTATTACAAACTGGTATATCAGCTTTTTTTGCGAACTCTAATAAAAGTTCATCATTTTTTGATATTCTCACTCCTCCACCTGCATAAATTACAGGTCTTTCAGCTTTATTTATCAATTCGACCGCTTTATTAAAATATTCTTCTTCTGGTACTTTAAATTTTCTTTCGTATTTAGTTTTACTTCCCTTATATACACATTCTTTTAAAAATACATCCTTTGGAATATCAACTAAAACCGGACCAGGTCTGCCTTCTAAAGCAACATCTACAGCTTCTCTTATTACATCCTCTAGATTTTCAACATTTCGAACTAAATAATTATGTTTTGTTACTGATAATGTTAATCCTGTTATATCTACCTCTTGAAAAGAATCTTTACCTATAAGAGTGTTTGCAACTTGACCTGAAACTACTAGTAATGGTACAGAATCCATATATGCATTGGCAATACCAGTTATTGCATTTGTTGCGCCTGGTCCTGATGTTGCAATAAATACGCCTAACTTTCCTGTGCTTCTGGCATATCCATCTGCTGCATGAACACCATTTTGCTCATGGGCTGGTCTGTATACCTTGAAATGATCAAGATCATCGTATAGAGCATCAAAAAAAGGTATTACAGCTCCACCTGGATATCCAAACAAGGTATCTATGCCTTTTTCTTTTAAGACTTTTAAAATTATTTTTGAGCCTGATAGTTTCATTTTGTCACCTTTTTTAATTTATTCTTGACCTTCCGCTGGGTTATTAATCCAAGACATCATTGATCTCAATTTTTTTCCTGTTTCTATAATTGGATGTTCTAATTCCATATTTTTCATTGCATAATACTTTGGTTTTCCTGCTTGATTCTCAGATATCCAAGTACTTGCAAATTGCCCAGTTTGAATTTCTGAAAGTATCTCTTTCATTTCTTTTCTTGTTTCTTGAGTTATAACCCTTCTACCTGTTACATAATCTCCATATTCTGCTGTATCACTAATGGAATATCTCATATTTTCAAATCCACCTTCATAAATTAAATCTACAATTAATTTCATTTCATGCAAACATTCAAAATATGCTATTTCCGGTTGGTAACCAGCTTCTGTTAAAGTATCAAATCCTGCTTTTATAAGTTCTGTGATACCTCCACAAAGAACAGCTTGCTCTCCAAACAAATCTGTTTCCGTTTCTTCTTTAAATGTTGTTTCGATAATACCAGCTCTTGTTCCTCCTATACCTTTAGCATATGCAAATGTAATATCTCTGCACTTTCCTGTATAATCCTGATAAACTGCAAATACATCAGGTACACCTTTACCTTCTTGATATGTTCTTCTAACTAAATGTCCAGGTCCTTTTGGTGCTACCATAAATACATCAACATTCTTTGGTGGAACTATCTGATGGAAATGAATATTAAACCCATGAGCAAATGCAATAGCATTTCCTTCCTCCAAATTTGGAGCAATACTTTCTTCATAAATTTGTTTTTGCGCTGTATCAGGTGCTAAAATCATAATTACATCTGATTCCTTTGCAGCTTCAGATACACTTTTAACTGTAAGTCCATGAGATTCAGCCTTTGCTCTTGATTTGCTTCCCTCTTTCAAACCTACAACTACATCTACTCCACTTTCTTTTAAATTAAGAGCATGAGCGTGGCCTTGACTTCCATAACCAACTATTGCAACTTTTTTCCCCTCTAATACCTTTAAATCTGCATCCTTTTCATAATACATTGTTCCCATTTCAATTTCCTCCTAAGATTATATTTTATTATATTTAGCATGCTATCCTGACCATAATGAAAATGTCAAAATAACAAATTCTAATTTCTGATTTACTTAAACTTCTGCAATATCATACACATCAACAAGTTTATTCATTTGTAATATAGCTTTATCTAATCCATTTTTATTTTCATCTTCTAATGTAACCTTAAATTCTGAATTACTTGAATCAATAGTTACCATGCTGAATTCCTTCACATCAAATTGTTTTCTTCTAAGCGTTGTTAACACTCTTACTGCTGAGTCCATACCACTTGAAACTTTAAAACTTACTGTTCTACACATTTTATTAACCTCCCTTTATAATTTAAATACTTATTGAAGTTGCTCTACCACCATTTTCAAAAAAATAAAAACCTTTCATCTCTATATACATCTAACTATAGATATATATAGGGACGAAAGGTCTTTCGTGGTACCACCCTATTTTACGATAAAAAAATATCGCCTCATTCAAGTCGAAAAAACTATATAAGTTTTTTGAACTCTATCCTATTAACGCAGGAATACGTCCTTGTCTACTTTTATTCGACTTGGAAGCTCAGGAGTGATCATTATATCATATAACACCGATTTTCACCAACCATCGGCTCTCTGAAGTTATTTGCAAGATATTTTTGTCTCCGTCAAAGCTTTTCTCTAACTTTTTACTAATTATACACATGGCATTATATAATGTCAATAATTATTTTTATAAATTTTCAAAATTTTTTTCTTGACAAAGTAATAATTAAATACTACAATCATAAACAATTATAATTTCGTTGATGGAGAAAGTTAAGTATATTGTATTTATAGAGAGCTATTGTTTGGTGAAAAATAGTATTACAAGTATTTAAAAATCACTCCTGAGAACTTTTCTGAAAACAGTAAGAAAAGCGTCTGGCACCGTTAGAAGGCCTATGTTTGTTAGAACAGATAAGAGGTGTATATACACAATTAAGGTGGTACCGCGGGTTTTCTCGTCCTTTGAGAATACTCGTTTTTTTTATATTAAATTATCAATTGGAGGAAGATATGACACAGAATAAAATATTAAATTTAGAGACAACCAATCATGAAGAACACATTAGAAATGCATCACAAAACCTAAAAAGAGTACTTAAGAAAACAAACTTAATTTATAGTGAATTTTTCAGCAAAGAATATGGAAATAATGTATATATTAAACCAGAAAATCTTCAAGTAACTGGATCATTTAAAATTAGAGGAGCTTTTAATAAAATTAACAACTTAACAAAGGAAGAAAGAAAAAGGGGTATTATAGCATCGTCAGCTGGAAATCACGCTCAAGGCGTAGCACTTTCAGCACAAAAACTAGGAATTCCTTCAGTAATTGTTATGCCTAACATAACGCCTCTAATAAAAATTGAAGGAACTAAATCTTATGGTTCTGAAGTTGTTATTCATGGTGATGTATATGATGAATCTTATAAAGAATCAATGCGTCTATCTAAAGAAAAAGGATATACTTATGTCCATGCTTTTGATGATTATGATGTTATTTGTGGACAAGGTACTGTTGGGTTAGAGATAATTGAAGAATTAGAGAATATTGACGAAATATTAGTACCTGTAGGTGGTGGTGGACTAATCAGTGGAATCGCTCTTATTGCCAAAAGCCTTAAACCGTCCATAAGAGTTACTGGCGTAGAACCATCAGGTGCATTGACAATGAAAACATCTTTAAATAAGGGGAGAATTATGGAGCTTGACCATTGTCGTACTACAGCGGAAGGCGTTTCAGTTAAAAAACCAGGAGAATTAACATACAATATCGCGAATAAATATGTAGATGGTATTATTGAAGTTACAGAAGAAGATATGACTGAAGCACTATTAATGCTTGTAGAAAAACATAAACTCATAGCAGAAACTTCTGGAATATTGCCATTAGCCGCATTAAGGAAATTAAATATTAAAAATAAAAACGTTGCTTGCGTTGTAAGCGGTGGCAATGTAGATGTTCTTACTATATCATCATTAATAAATAAAGGACTAGTTTCAAGAAGTAGAATATTTTGCTTTTCTGTAGATTTGCCAGATACTCCAGGACAGTTAATGAAAATATCTCAAATTCTTTCATCAGTTAATGCAAATGTTATTAAACTAGAACATAATCAATTCAAAGCTACCGACCGTTATATGAATGTTCAATTAGAAGTAACTGCAGAAACAAATGGAGAAAAACATATACAACAAATAATCGAATTAATGAAAAAAGATAATTTTAAAATTAATAGAATATATTAAAAACTACCATTTGTCACTGAAATAAAGCTAAAGAATTTCACATTATAATAAATGGATTCTTTGCTTTTTTCAGAATAACATAATACTAATTCATTTGTTTAATAGCATTTATTACACTCGGTACTATTTGTTTTTTTCTTGAAACACATTTATCTATATAAATTCCTTGATGCACATCTTCTATATTAAAAATCAATTTTACAATTTTCTCTTTGTCAGAGGTGTAAAATATGTACGATCCTTCATTTACTATATCAGTTACTGCCATAATTATCATAAAATAGTCTTTAGCTAATGTTATATTGTCTATAAGATTGATATAATCATTTTCATTAATCATAATTTGATTTATATCCAATGTGAAAACTTGAGAAATACCTATATTCTTATATTCAAGATTAAATTTCTTAAAATCTTGGTATAATACCTCTTCAATAGATTTTGATTCTAAAGAAGTACCTGCTTTAAACATATCCATCGCATATTTATACAAATCTAATTCTACTATTTTGCTTAAATTTTCTACTGCAATCTTATCAGCGTCAGTAGTAGTAGGAGACTTTAACAATAAAGTATCAGATATTATTCCTGAAAGCATAAGTCCAGCCATAGGCTTTTCTATTTTTATATTATTTTCCTTGTACATTTGATATATAATTGTATTAGTGCTACCTACTGGAGTATTTCTAAAGCTTATTGGAATAGGAGTTTTAATATCACCAATTTTATGATGATCTATTACCTCAAGTATTTCTGCTTCCTCAATTCCATCTGCACTTTGCCCCATTTCATTATGGTCTACTAAAATAACCTTTTTTCTAGATGGATTAATAAGATGATTTCTGCTAAGTAATCCTAGATACTTCTTATCTCTTGATATAATAGGAAATTTTGAATGTTTTGATTGTTCTATATCTTCCTTACAATCCTCAAGATAATCATCTTCTGTAAATATCATTAGTCCTGAAGTTTTCATTATATGATTTACATACTTAGATAATGACACATTTTTAGCTGTATAGTACGTATGAAAAGGTGTTTTTATTAGATTAATCTTATTTTTCTTTGCTAAATCTAGTAAACTCAAAGGAATACTAAAATCTCCAGTAACTATTATTAACTTTACCCCTAATTCAATAGCATACTTTATAACGTCATACCTATCTCCAACTATTACAATTGAATTTTCATTTAATGTTTCTGAATTTCTTAATGTTTTTTCCTCAAAAGAAGCTACCGTAATATTTCCTTCTATAATATTGTCAAATCTAAGAAGTTCAGAGCCAATTAATGTTTCAATAATATTATCATATGAAGTACATAAATATTTTTGATCTGTGTTGATTAAACTCATAGCAATATCTTTCATTGTTATGATACCTGCTAATTTTCCA
This region includes:
- a CDS encoding metal-sensing transcriptional repressor; the protein is MKADKDKINQLLKTAAGQIEGISKMVNEDRYCIDISNQILAVQSILKKANNEILKAHMEMCVKQAFIEGNEEEKIKEIIMIIDKLSK
- a CDS encoding aldo/keto reductase, encoding MDKKYIEKFGLELPKLGFGCMRFPVKDNKIDFLQAKEMINHAISSGLNYFDTAYNYHDEESERFLGKVLPEFPRESYFLTSKLPIWKVEKEDDAEKLFNEQLEKCNTEYFDFYLLHSMGSKRKEIMDKFNLYDFMLKKKLEGKVKHIGFSFHDTNELLEEMVSQHEWDFVQLQINYWDWNENDAKGAYEILEKRNIPCFVMEPVRGGFLASFAQAVEKHFKNYDSNKSTASWALRWVASLPNIAIVLSGMSNLTQLNDNMATFTDFKPITNDELKVIDRVVEDLRKIKPIPCTACRYCMDCPHGVDIPGNFGVYNDYKKTENKFLAIRNYNFIGEKNKANNCLNCGECLSKCPQHINIPEELEKVNTEINSL
- a CDS encoding putative polysaccharide biosynthesis protein — its product is MKKQNIILGTLILTIATTIVRFVGFFFRIYLANVLGSEGIGLYQLILSFYMLMVTLATSGIRIAVSRLVSEELALNHYANAKKSLHQAIVLSLFTGLLAAFIMYYFANYIGINILNDKRTVLSLLYLVPSLPVMAVSSCYKGYFYAVGKIIKPAIVQITEQLVRIFIILSIMSIYLPKGLEYGCAAVAIGMTIEEIFSLLFTWFLYIFDKKPFANKYIKRKPKNMIFKILGISIPLSGTSYLNSVLRTVENTMIPTRLILYGATAEAAMSLYGMIKGMVLPLLFFPSSFLTSLASILIPSVASDNVKSNEKKVTATLSKVLHFTALSGILVVSVFITFPNEIAMAVYNDPQVGLMLKIISLVCPFMYLNMVISSMLNALGEQVSSFKINIIESILKISIIYFLIPIYGFDAYLFALFLTTVLNTFLYLIKLLQVSCIIFDVSNWIFKPILVAGFSCLTSRVLFTMFIRNSSHNIFALFSSIIILSLLYLMGLILLKSFHLMQVKDLKKLVKNF
- a CDS encoding putative ABC transporter permease — its product is MQYNLIDLTLFFIIYGFGGSFFETLFGSIINKKLIIRGGFLTNYFCPLYGLCAIVIISIYTFSEISIDSRFNALLIATLGSIIAVTFLEYLVGRILDKVFNHKMWDYSKYPLNLHSYICLDFSMLWGIVSLLLSSFIHPIMEILVFSISNTIKYNVILIVSAILFVNASYNIRKMFPTHIIKL
- the ilvB gene encoding biosynthetic-type acetolactate synthase large subunit, producing the protein MKLSGSKIILKVLKEKGIDTLFGYPGGAVIPFFDALYDDLDHFKVYRPAHEQNGVHAADGYARSTGKLGVFIATSGPGATNAITGIANAYMDSVPLLVVSGQVANTLIGKDSFQEVDITGLTLSVTKHNYLVRNVENLEDVIREAVDVALEGRPGPVLVDIPKDVFLKECVYKGSKTKYERKFKVPEEEYFNKAVELINKAERPVIYAGGGVRISKNDELLLEFAKKADIPVCNSFMGLGTIPRSNKLSLGFVGMHGSLETNMAVTNCDLLIAIGARFSDRVIGQPNKFAPSASIIHIDIDSTEIDKNTYESIPLIGNMKGILKKLIEKSEEKDRSKWLEEIMLKKLKVDIENQFVPENILNNINEVYNADTIVATDVGQHQMWTGQYWKFNKSNEFITSGGLGTMGFGIGAAIGAQIGNPSKNTILVTGDGSFRMNCQELVTIAKYKLPVKIILLNNNTLGMVRQWQRMFSNARYSETDNYDEVNYQMLTESYGIKGYRAESLKELNEVLNETKNINEPILIECKINIDCSVYPIVPPGRPIDELLLNG
- the ilvC gene encoding ketol-acid reductoisomerase, with protein sequence MGTMYYEKDADLKVLEGKKVAIVGYGSQGHAHALNLKESGVDVVVGLKEGSKSRAKAESHGLTVKSVSEAAKESDVIMILAPDTAQKQIYEESIAPNLEEGNAIAFAHGFNIHFHQIVPPKNVDVFMVAPKGPGHLVRRTYQEGKGVPDVFAVYQDYTGKCRDITFAYAKGIGGTRAGIIETTFKEETETDLFGEQAVLCGGITELIKAGFDTLTEAGYQPEIAYFECLHEMKLIVDLIYEGGFENMRYSISDTAEYGDYVTGRRVITQETRKEMKEILSEIQTGQFASTWISENQAGKPKYYAMKNMELEHPIIETGKKLRSMMSWINNPAEGQE
- a CDS encoding ACT domain-containing protein, with the protein product MCRTVSFKVSSGMDSAVRVLTTLRRKQFDVKEFSMVTIDSSNSEFKVTLEDENKNGLDKAILQMNKLVDVYDIAEV
- the ilvA gene encoding threonine ammonia-lyase, encoding MTQNKILNLETTNHEEHIRNASQNLKRVLKKTNLIYSEFFSKEYGNNVYIKPENLQVTGSFKIRGAFNKINNLTKEERKRGIIASSAGNHAQGVALSAQKLGIPSVIVMPNITPLIKIEGTKSYGSEVVIHGDVYDESYKESMRLSKEKGYTYVHAFDDYDVICGQGTVGLEIIEELENIDEILVPVGGGGLISGIALIAKSLKPSIRVTGVEPSGALTMKTSLNKGRIMELDHCRTTAEGVSVKKPGELTYNIANKYVDGIIEVTEEDMTEALLMLVEKHKLIAETSGILPLAALRKLNIKNKNVACVVSGGNVDVLTISSLINKGLVSRSRIFCFSVDLPDTPGQLMKISQILSSVNANVIKLEHNQFKATDRYMNVQLEVTAETNGEKHIQQIIELMKKDNFKINRIY
- a CDS encoding putative manganese-dependent inorganic diphosphatase; amino-acid sequence: MKNNLIFGHKTPDTDSVCSAITLSNLKNKINEPSIPYILDNITKETEFVLNYFNVKTPNILTNVKIQIKDLSYDKVKPFKLNQSVHFAYFFMNENKLRTLPIIDDDGKLAGIITMKDIAMSLINTDQKYLCTSYDNIIETLIGSELLRFDNIIEGNITVASFEEKTLRNSETLNENSIVIVGDRYDVIKYAIELGVKLIIVTGDFSIPLSLLDLAKKNKINLIKTPFHTYYTAKNVSLSKYVNHIMKTSGLMIFTEDDYLEDCKEDIEQSKHSKFPIISRDKKYLGLLSRNHLINPSRKKVILVDHNEMGQSADGIEEAEILEVIDHHKIGDIKTPIPISFRNTPVGSTNTIIYQMYKENNIKIEKPMAGLMLSGIISDTLLLKSPTTTDADKIAVENLSKIVELDLYKYAMDMFKAGTSLESKSIEEVLYQDFKKFNLEYKNIGISQVFTLDINQIMINENDYINLIDNITLAKDYFMIIMAVTDIVNEGSYIFYTSDKEKIVKLIFNIEDVHQGIYIDKCVSRKKQIVPSVINAIKQMN